From the Flavobacterium galactosidilyticum genome, one window contains:
- the rmuC gene encoding DNA recombination protein RmuC — protein MSTVLPFLLAFVISLILGIFIGKLIFSARFQSEKISLEEKMIAANYQIDQLKEQATSDKSNFEKQLHLSNVEKETIRTEKDSLAIQLSKKEVDFENLWERNKEQKEEVEKLQEKFTKEFENLANKILEEKSNKFTEQNKENMKNILSPLQDKIQLFEKKVEDTHKESIDYHAALRQQILGLREMNIQMSKETINLTKALKGDSKMQGNWGELVLERVLEKSGLEKGREYEVQQAFTNEDGNRVFPDVVINLPDGKKMIVDSKVSLTAYEKYINEEDDSLKLGYLKEHVLSIKRHVEQLGNKNYHDLYQIESPDFVLLFIPIEPAFAMALNEDSNLYNKAFEKNIVIVTPATLLATLRTIDSMWTNQKQQENALEIARQAGALYDKFEGFVSDLIRIGKKIDETKTEYTGAMSKLVEGKGNLIVSVEKLKKMGAKAKKALPENIINRAQKDENQLLN, from the coding sequence ATGTCAACTGTACTCCCGTTTCTACTTGCTTTTGTTATCTCACTTATTTTAGGTATATTCATTGGAAAACTTATATTCTCAGCTCGATTTCAGTCGGAAAAAATTAGTTTAGAAGAGAAAATGATAGCTGCTAACTATCAAATCGATCAATTAAAAGAACAAGCTACTAGTGATAAATCCAACTTTGAAAAACAACTCCACTTAAGTAATGTTGAAAAAGAAACCATACGAACAGAGAAAGACAGTTTAGCAATTCAGCTTTCTAAAAAAGAAGTAGATTTTGAAAACCTATGGGAACGCAATAAAGAACAAAAAGAGGAAGTTGAAAAACTACAGGAAAAATTCACCAAAGAATTCGAAAATCTAGCTAATAAAATTCTAGAAGAAAAATCAAATAAATTCACTGAACAGAACAAAGAAAATATGAAAAATATCTTGTCACCTTTGCAAGATAAAATTCAATTGTTCGAGAAAAAAGTGGAAGATACACACAAAGAAAGCATTGACTATCATGCGGCTTTGCGCCAACAAATTCTGGGCTTGCGCGAAATGAATATTCAAATGAGCAAAGAAACGATCAACTTGACCAAAGCTTTGAAAGGGGATAGCAAAATGCAGGGAAACTGGGGAGAACTAGTTCTAGAACGTGTTTTAGAAAAATCAGGATTAGAAAAAGGACGTGAATACGAAGTGCAACAAGCTTTTACTAACGAAGATGGAAATCGGGTTTTTCCAGATGTTGTCATTAATTTACCGGACGGAAAAAAGATGATTGTGGACTCGAAAGTTTCATTGACTGCTTATGAAAAATATATTAATGAAGAGGATGATTCTTTGAAATTGGGCTACCTCAAAGAGCATGTACTTTCTATAAAACGTCACGTTGAGCAATTAGGCAACAAAAATTATCACGATTTGTACCAAATTGAGAGTCCTGATTTTGTACTATTATTTATTCCTATTGAGCCAGCTTTTGCGATGGCGCTTAATGAAGACAGCAATTTGTACAACAAAGCATTCGAAAAAAATATCGTTATTGTAACTCCTGCCACTTTATTAGCCACTTTGCGCACTATTGATAGTATGTGGACGAACCAAAAGCAACAGGAAAACGCTTTAGAAATTGCCAGACAAGCTGGCGCTTTGTATGATAAATTTGAAGGTTTTGTATCAGATTTGATTAGGATTGGCAAAAAAATTGACGAAACAAAAACAGAATATACTGGCGCGATGAGCAAACTGGTTGAAGGAAAAGGTAATCTCATAGTAAGCGTAGAAAAATTGAAAAAAATGGGAGCTAAAGCTAAAAAAGCACTTCCTGAAAACATTATAAATAGAGCACAAAAAGACGAAAATCAACTTTTAAATTAA
- a CDS encoding 6-phosphogluconate dehydrogenase produces MKKFLVIIITISALVVAVYFGFLHNASYSEGVRSGELIKVSHKGILFKTWEGEISQGISGAQIFSFSVLDSEKKVISDLKEMEGQYVQVRYEERYKTFPWWGDTRYFISSVKKVNSPFKIK; encoded by the coding sequence ATGAAAAAATTTCTAGTGATTATAATTACAATAAGTGCCTTAGTAGTCGCAGTTTACTTTGGCTTTTTACACAATGCTTCTTACAGCGAAGGTGTCCGTTCAGGTGAATTGATTAAAGTAAGCCATAAAGGAATACTTTTTAAAACATGGGAAGGCGAAATTAGTCAAGGAATTTCTGGCGCACAGATTTTCTCGTTTTCGGTATTAGATAGTGAGAAAAAAGTAATCAGCGACTTAAAAGAAATGGAAGGTCAATACGTCCAAGTACGATATGAAGAGCGCTACAAAACCTTCCCGTGGTGGGGCGACACACGCTATTTTATTTCCTCTGTTAAAAAAGTTAACTCTCCGTTTAAAATTAAATAA
- a CDS encoding acyl-CoA thioesterase — MTPIFKTVASSHISISQLMLPSHSNFSGKIHGGYILSLLDQIAFACASKFSGNYCVTASVDTVNFLNPIEVGELVTMKASVNYVGKSSMIIGIRVEAENIQTGKLKHCNSSYFTMVAKDEHGNKSAVPGLILANKNDVRRFINCIKQIALKKEQNIHEKEFDYSAAESIESLKKYNIRMEF; from the coding sequence ATGACTCCAATTTTTAAAACTGTTGCTTCCTCACATATTAGTATTTCACAATTAATGTTACCTAGCCATTCTAACTTTAGTGGCAAAATTCATGGTGGATACATATTGTCTCTATTAGATCAAATTGCGTTTGCTTGTGCGTCTAAATTTTCAGGGAACTATTGCGTTACCGCTTCTGTTGATACGGTAAATTTTTTAAATCCTATTGAGGTTGGTGAATTAGTTACCATGAAAGCCAGCGTAAATTATGTGGGTAAAAGTTCCATGATTATTGGTATTCGCGTAGAAGCTGAAAATATCCAAACTGGAAAATTAAAACATTGTAATTCCTCTTATTTTACAATGGTTGCTAAAGATGAACATGGCAATAAAAGCGCGGTTCCTGGATTAATCCTAGCAAACAAGAATGATGTTAGACGTTTTATTAATTGCATTAAACAAATTGCGTTGAAAAAAGAACAAAATATCCATGAAAAAGAATTTGATTATAGCGCAGCTGAATCAATAGAAAGTCTGAAAAAGTACAATATTCGTATGGAGTTTTAG
- a CDS encoding YceI family protein — protein sequence MKKNSLIVLLIIAFATNAQEKMVSYEGIINFEASVPLFEEVKAINDNTTCILVTKTGEITCWVTIKDFKFKRNLMEEHFNTYYMESDRYPKAIFKGKIEKFDLKNVTSETIPYQINGKMTIRGRSKKIITTATLKKVNDGIELFSEFPLNTDDYKIEIPFIVRSKVSKNVNTQIVCVLK from the coding sequence ATGAAGAAAAATTCCTTAATAGTATTACTTATAATTGCGTTTGCAACTAATGCTCAAGAAAAAATGGTTTCGTACGAAGGAATTATAAATTTTGAAGCATCAGTTCCTCTATTTGAAGAAGTGAAAGCAATCAATGACAACACCACTTGTATTTTAGTAACAAAAACTGGGGAGATTACTTGTTGGGTAACCATTAAAGATTTTAAATTCAAAAGAAATTTAATGGAAGAACATTTCAATACCTACTACATGGAAAGCGACCGTTATCCCAAAGCCATTTTTAAAGGTAAAATTGAAAAATTTGATTTAAAAAACGTTACGTCAGAAACTATACCTTATCAAATAAATGGCAAAATGACCATTCGTGGTCGCTCTAAAAAAATTATAACGACGGCGACGCTAAAAAAAGTGAATGACGGAATCGAACTTTTCTCAGAATTTCCATTAAACACTGATGATTACAAAATTGAAATTCCATTTATCGTACGTAGTAAAGTTTCAAAAAACGTAAATACTCAAATTGTATGTGTATTAAAGTAA
- a CDS encoding TIGR01777 family oxidoreductase, with product MKKNVLISGGSGFVGNHLTNLLVSKGYTVSILSRSEKQNKEDVFYYKWDVAKQFIEEEAVLKADYIIHLAGENIAEKRWTAKRKAAIIDSREKSAQLLYMVLKKHYKKLDAFISASAVGYYGAVNGQEICAEDDAPANDFLGYACQKWEDSIDFIENLNIRTVKIRTGLVMGKNDGFLKKLVPLFKYRLGSALGSGKQYMPWIHIDDLCGIYLQAIVDNEMSGPYNAAVNDDTTNSIFSKTLAGIFGYSIWLPNVPEFILKMTLGEMSKIVLTGRRVSSDKIEETGFEFKFTNLENALKDCVKE from the coding sequence ATGAAAAAGAATGTATTAATAAGTGGAGGATCAGGATTTGTTGGAAATCATTTGACAAATTTGTTAGTAAGCAAAGGCTATACTGTTTCGATTTTGAGTAGATCAGAAAAGCAGAATAAAGAGGATGTATTTTATTATAAATGGGATGTAGCTAAACAATTTATAGAGGAAGAAGCGGTTCTAAAGGCAGATTATATCATTCATCTAGCGGGAGAGAATATTGCTGAAAAGCGGTGGACAGCTAAACGGAAAGCTGCTATAATTGATAGTAGAGAAAAGTCAGCTCAGCTCCTATATATGGTACTCAAAAAACATTATAAAAAACTGGACGCTTTTATCTCTGCTTCAGCTGTGGGATATTACGGTGCTGTAAACGGTCAGGAGATCTGTGCAGAAGATGATGCGCCCGCAAATGATTTCTTGGGTTACGCTTGTCAGAAATGGGAAGATTCAATTGATTTTATCGAAAATTTAAATATTCGCACCGTCAAAATCAGAACTGGTTTAGTAATGGGTAAAAACGATGGCTTTTTAAAAAAACTAGTACCACTGTTTAAATATCGTTTAGGTTCTGCATTAGGATCTGGAAAGCAATACATGCCTTGGATTCATATTGATGATTTGTGCGGCATTTATTTGCAAGCGATTGTGGATAATGAAATGTCAGGACCATATAATGCAGCGGTTAATGATGATACGACAAATAGTATTTTTTCTAAAACATTAGCTGGTATTTTTGGTTATTCTATTTGGCTACCTAATGTGCCCGAATTTATTCTAAAAATGACCTTAGGCGAAATGTCAAAAATTGTATTAACAGGACGAAGAGTTTCATCAGATAAAATCGAAGAAACGGGTTTTGAATTTAAGTTTACAAATTTAGAAAACGCACTGAAAGACTGTGTTAAAGAATAG
- a CDS encoding TetR family transcriptional regulator C-terminal domain-containing protein yields MATKKTAITKDKIVSLYMDYVLEHSEKPKSVYHFTKINNFSETEFYAFFGTLESIEKEIFKMFVEKTIDLLSKNAEYETYDMRSKMLSFYFTFFEILSANRSYVTLLLKDQGNQLKKLMQLTGLRSSFKNYLTEIISDDFRTQQEKLQNFQEKAFQETSWIQLLLTLKFWLEDDSPAFEKTDIYIEKSVKATFELMNITPLDSLIDFGKFIFKEKIYNK; encoded by the coding sequence ATGGCAACTAAAAAAACTGCAATAACAAAAGATAAAATCGTTTCTCTATACATGGACTATGTATTAGAGCATAGTGAAAAACCAAAATCAGTTTATCATTTTACAAAAATTAATAATTTTTCTGAAACTGAATTTTATGCTTTTTTTGGAACGTTAGAAAGTATTGAGAAAGAAATTTTCAAAATGTTTGTAGAAAAAACGATTGATTTACTTTCTAAAAATGCAGAATACGAGACGTATGACATGAGAAGTAAAATGCTAAGTTTTTACTTTACCTTCTTTGAAATCTTAAGTGCAAATAGAAGTTATGTAACCTTACTATTGAAAGACCAAGGCAATCAGTTGAAAAAGTTGATGCAATTAACTGGACTTAGATCCAGCTTCAAAAATTATTTGACCGAAATTATTTCAGATGATTTTAGAACGCAACAAGAAAAACTTCAGAATTTTCAAGAGAAAGCATTTCAAGAAACATCATGGATTCAACTTTTACTAACATTAAAATTTTGGTTGGAAGATGATTCTCCGGCTTTCGAAAAAACAGATATATATATTGAGAAATCAGTGAAAGCCACTTTTGAATTAATGAATATTACTCCATTAGATAGCTTAATCGACTTTGGAAAATTTATTTTCAAAGAAAAAATATACAATAAATAA
- a CDS encoding ABC1 kinase family protein — translation MKTIDYIPTSKIERATKLVQTGAKVGVNYLKYYGEKMVNSDLTRDKLNEENAEDIYDGLKSLKGSALKVAQMLSMDKSFLPQAYVEKFSLSQFSVPPLSAPLVLKTFKNNFGKTPYEIFDEFNSTSVNAASIGQVHVAIKNGKKLAVKIQYPGVANSISSDLAMVKPIAIRMFNLQGKDSDKYFKEVEDKLIEETNYLLELKQSQEVVEACKKIENLVFPEYYAEYSSEKIITMDWMTGIHLSEYTKKNTDQVVADKIGQALWDFYMYQIHILKKVHADPHPGNFLVNDKNELVALDFGCMKAIPMDFYIPYFELINKKVINDAALFNAKLFELEILREDDSIEEIAYFTEMFYDLLSLFTKPFQGETFDFSDETFFESIAQLGERFSKDTNLRKMNGNRGSKHFIYMNRTFFGLYNLLFDLKAKIVVNEFEKYK, via the coding sequence ATGAAAACAATAGATTACATACCAACTTCAAAAATTGAAAGAGCTACAAAACTGGTGCAAACTGGTGCAAAAGTGGGCGTGAATTACTTGAAATATTACGGTGAGAAAATGGTCAATTCCGATTTGACTCGTGATAAACTCAACGAGGAAAATGCTGAGGACATTTATGACGGTTTAAAAAGCCTCAAGGGAAGCGCACTTAAAGTAGCGCAGATGCTAAGTATGGATAAGAGTTTTTTACCACAAGCTTATGTAGAGAAATTTTCACTTTCACAATTTTCCGTGCCACCTTTATCAGCTCCTTTAGTTCTAAAAACTTTCAAAAATAATTTTGGTAAAACACCTTATGAAATTTTTGATGAGTTCAATTCGACTTCTGTAAATGCGGCAAGCATTGGTCAAGTACACGTAGCAATCAAGAATGGTAAAAAACTAGCTGTAAAGATTCAGTATCCAGGCGTTGCAAACAGTATTTCATCTGATCTAGCGATGGTAAAACCTATCGCTATCAGAATGTTCAATCTACAAGGAAAAGACTCTGATAAATATTTTAAAGAAGTTGAAGATAAATTGATTGAGGAAACTAATTATTTACTGGAACTAAAACAAAGTCAAGAGGTCGTTGAAGCCTGTAAAAAAATCGAAAATCTAGTTTTTCCAGAATATTATGCGGAATATTCATCAGAAAAAATCATCACGATGGACTGGATGACTGGAATTCATTTATCTGAATACACTAAGAAAAATACAGATCAAGTTGTAGCTGATAAAATTGGTCAGGCGTTGTGGGATTTTTATATGTACCAAATTCATATTTTGAAAAAAGTGCATGCTGATCCGCATCCTGGAAACTTCTTAGTCAATGATAAGAATGAATTGGTAGCATTAGATTTTGGATGCATGAAAGCAATCCCAATGGACTTTTACATTCCTTATTTCGAATTAATAAATAAAAAGGTAATTAACGATGCCGCTTTATTTAATGCAAAATTATTTGAATTAGAAATTTTACGCGAGGATGACTCCATAGAAGAGATTGCTTATTTCACTGAAATGTTCTACGATTTATTGTCTTTGTTCACCAAACCTTTTCAAGGAGAGACTTTTGATTTTTCTGATGAAACATTCTTTGAAAGTATTGCACAGTTAGGAGAACGGTTTTCAAAAGACACTAATTTGAGAAAAATGAATGGTAACAGAGGTTCTAAACATTTCATTTACATGAACAGAACTTTCTTTGGATTATACAATTTACTATTTGATTTAAAAGCAAAAATTGTGGTCAACGAATTCGAAAAATACAAATAG
- a CDS encoding DUF2256 domain-containing protein, translating into MKKENLPSKMCVVCNRPFSWRKKWEKVWDEVKYCSEKCKRNKKG; encoded by the coding sequence GTGAAAAAGGAAAATCTGCCTTCTAAAATGTGTGTGGTTTGTAACCGACCATTTAGTTGGCGGAAAAAATGGGAGAAAGTTTGGGACGAAGTCAAATATTGTAGTGAAAAATGCAAAAGAAACAAAAAGGGGTAG
- a CDS encoding DASH family cryptochrome, with translation MQKKQKGVVWFRNDLRVNDNESLTNSMAENESVIAMYCFDPRHFEQTSFGFKKTEKFRAKFLLETVTELKDNLEKLNIALLVYHEKPEDCIPKMVIENEIDTIYFQEEWTTEEMKVLENVKSKISDSVVFKPAYNQFLFHPEDVPFEINFIPNVFTQFRTKCEKYSKVKAELLVLTMAKANLITNDGKIPSIEALGFSDFVSDSRTAFPFHGGENEALKRVEDYFWETKKLGVYKLTRNGLIGKDFSSKFSPWLANGSISAKTIYWEIINYEQQIGKNESTYWLIFELIWRDYFKYVSLKNGNSIFKIGGILDKEYDWKTNKSAIHNWINGTTAEPFVNANMIELKQTGWMSNRGRQNVASYFAKNLLLDWRIGAAYFESMLVDYDVHSNYGNWMYVSGVGNDPRDRKFNIPLQAERYDGESKFQKLWLQQQLF, from the coding sequence ATGCAAAAGAAACAAAAAGGGGTAGTCTGGTTTAGAAATGATTTAAGAGTGAATGATAATGAATCATTGACTAATTCCATGGCTGAAAATGAATCTGTTATTGCTATGTACTGTTTTGATCCTAGACATTTCGAGCAAACCAGTTTTGGATTTAAAAAAACAGAAAAATTCCGAGCGAAGTTTTTACTAGAAACGGTTACAGAATTAAAGGACAATCTAGAAAAACTGAATATTGCGCTTTTAGTTTATCATGAAAAACCAGAGGATTGTATTCCAAAAATGGTAATTGAAAATGAGATTGACACTATCTATTTTCAGGAGGAGTGGACGACTGAGGAAATGAAAGTTTTAGAAAATGTAAAATCTAAAATTTCTGATTCAGTCGTATTTAAGCCTGCGTACAACCAGTTTCTATTTCATCCAGAAGACGTTCCATTTGAAATAAATTTTATTCCGAATGTCTTTACACAGTTCAGAACAAAGTGCGAAAAATATAGTAAAGTAAAGGCGGAGCTTTTAGTTTTGACTATGGCCAAAGCTAATTTGATAACAAATGACGGTAAAATACCTTCAATAGAGGCATTAGGTTTTAGCGATTTTGTTTCCGATTCTAGAACTGCCTTTCCTTTTCATGGTGGTGAGAATGAAGCATTAAAGCGAGTTGAAGATTATTTTTGGGAAACTAAAAAACTTGGCGTTTACAAGTTAACACGAAATGGATTGATAGGCAAAGATTTTAGTTCGAAATTTTCGCCTTGGTTGGCCAACGGAAGTATTTCTGCGAAAACTATTTATTGGGAAATTATTAATTACGAACAGCAAATAGGGAAAAACGAATCTACTTATTGGCTTATTTTCGAATTGATTTGGAGAGATTATTTCAAATATGTTTCATTGAAAAACGGAAATTCAATTTTTAAAATTGGAGGGATTTTAGACAAAGAATACGATTGGAAAACCAATAAGTCTGCGATTCATAACTGGATCAATGGCACTACAGCCGAGCCATTTGTGAATGCCAACATGATTGAATTAAAACAAACTGGCTGGATGAGCAATCGCGGAAGGCAAAATGTAGCGTCCTATTTTGCTAAAAATCTATTGTTAGATTGGCGTATTGGTGCTGCTTATTTCGAATCAATGTTAGTTGATTATGACGTACATAGTAATTACGGCAACTGGATGTATGTCTCCGGTGTGGGCAATGATCCTAGGGATCGCAAATTCAACATTCCGTTACAAGCAGAACGATATGATGGAGAGTCTAAGTTTCAAAAATTATGGTTGCAACAACAATTATTTTAG
- a CDS encoding cryptochrome/deoxyribodipyrimidine photo-lyase family protein, producing MSTNKKVINVVWFKRDLRLQDNEAIFNASKTGIPTLLLYVFEKSLEHDSHYSTRHWNFIKQSIVDINTQLQPCNTHVLAVSSEVIQVMNIIEETYKIENVFSHQETGIKITYERDKSFKRFCKNNRINWVENINNGIFRGLQNRANWVSNWEHYMNDTLFDFNPKEEHFIKNSEIIELENILDKTNLETVPDTIFQKGGSTMAGKYLKTFFDDRYHHYSYNISKPLLARKSCSRLSPYIAWGNLSSRQVLQKAATFRLTCSNKKQIDSFVSRLTWQAHFIQKFEMEEIMEFESVNKGFHSLKKKQNENYIEAWKKGQTGFPLIDASMRCLNETGYLNFRMRAMLVSFFTHNLWQPWQEATSHLSQMFLDFEPGIHFPQLQMQAGETGINMLRIYNPIKNSYEHDPEGEFIKKWVPELQNLPRAFVHEPYKMTYLDQKFSEFEIGVNYPKPIVNMERTRKFASDFLWKMKKNPIVKEEGLRILKLHTMADIGDSD from the coding sequence ATGAGCACAAATAAGAAAGTTATCAATGTAGTTTGGTTTAAAAGAGATCTTCGTTTGCAAGACAACGAGGCTATTTTTAATGCCTCAAAAACTGGTATTCCAACCTTATTACTTTATGTATTCGAAAAATCACTAGAACATGATTCTCATTATAGCACCAGACATTGGAATTTCATCAAGCAATCTATTGTTGATATTAATACACAATTACAACCTTGTAATACCCACGTTTTGGCCGTTTCTTCAGAGGTTATTCAAGTTATGAATATCATAGAGGAAACCTATAAAATTGAAAACGTATTCTCACATCAAGAAACGGGCATAAAAATCACTTACGAAAGAGATAAAAGTTTTAAGAGATTTTGTAAAAACAATCGAATCAACTGGGTTGAAAATATAAATAACGGAATTTTTAGAGGTTTACAAAACAGAGCTAATTGGGTTTCTAATTGGGAGCATTATATGAACGATACCTTATTCGATTTTAACCCAAAGGAAGAACATTTCATTAAAAATAGCGAAATTATAGAGCTCGAAAACATTTTAGACAAGACCAATTTAGAAACGGTTCCCGATACTATCTTTCAAAAAGGAGGCTCGACTATGGCAGGAAAGTATCTAAAAACTTTTTTTGATGATCGCTATCATCATTACAGTTATAACATTTCAAAACCATTATTAGCTAGAAAAAGTTGCAGCAGATTATCACCATATATCGCGTGGGGAAATTTATCCTCAAGACAAGTGCTACAAAAAGCAGCAACGTTCAGATTGACTTGTAGTAACAAAAAACAAATTGATTCTTTTGTTTCGCGATTGACTTGGCAAGCGCATTTCATACAGAAATTTGAAATGGAGGAAATTATGGAATTCGAAAGTGTCAATAAAGGTTTTCACTCTTTGAAAAAAAAACAAAATGAAAATTATATCGAAGCTTGGAAAAAAGGACAAACTGGGTTCCCGTTAATCGACGCTTCCATGCGATGCTTGAACGAAACGGGGTATTTGAATTTTAGAATGAGAGCAATGCTAGTTTCTTTTTTTACGCATAATCTATGGCAGCCATGGCAAGAAGCGACCTCGCACTTATCGCAAATGTTCTTAGATTTTGAACCAGGTATTCATTTTCCGCAATTACAGATGCAGGCTGGTGAAACCGGAATCAATATGTTACGTATATATAATCCGATAAAGAATAGTTACGAGCATGATCCCGAAGGTGAATTTATAAAAAAATGGGTGCCTGAATTACAAAACTTGCCGCGAGCATTTGTACACGAACCATATAAAATGACCTATTTAGACCAAAAATTTAGTGAATTTGAAATAGGTGTAAATTATCCAAAACCGATTGTAAATATGGAACGAACTAGAAAGTTTGCAAGCGATTTTTTATGGAAAATGAAAAAAAATCCGATAGTAAAAGAGGAAGGTCTAAGAATTTTAAAATTACACACGATGGCTGACATTGGCGACAGCGATTAG
- a CDS encoding TIGR03643 family protein, with amino-acid sequence MAWEDRTTFDAILMQFGLKEQEVIDLMRTEMKSSSFRMWRQRVQGRKTKHEKLRNFREGRFKCAMQRQINNNKISKR; translated from the coding sequence ATGGCTTGGGAAGACCGCACCACTTTTGATGCGATTTTAATGCAATTTGGATTAAAAGAGCAAGAAGTTATTGACCTAATGCGCACTGAAATGAAATCTTCAAGTTTTAGAATGTGGCGCCAAAGAGTGCAAGGACGCAAAACAAAACACGAAAAATTAAGAAATTTTCGTGAAGGTCGGTTTAAATGTGCGATGCAAAGACAAATTAATAATAACAAGATTTCGAAACGCTAA
- a CDS encoding SDR family NAD(P)-dependent oxidoreductase: MKNIVIIGGSKGIGNAILLQQLKNNKVFNISRNAPEITHANLTHFSLNVLEDALPEIENIDTLIYCPGSINLKPIGSLSVEDFRTDFEINVIGAVKAIQKYLPTLKKGIDPSIVLFSTVAVKLGMPYHASIAASKAGVEGLVKSLGAELASVIRINAIAPTITETTLAAGILRNDRMKENMVERHPMKGYLKPEEVASMANFLISESAKSISGQIFEMDYGIVSFKI, from the coding sequence ATGAAAAACATAGTAATTATAGGCGGTAGCAAAGGGATAGGAAATGCGATTTTGTTGCAACAATTAAAAAACAACAAAGTATTTAACATTAGCCGCAATGCTCCAGAAATCACGCATGCTAACTTAACACACTTTTCACTGAATGTATTAGAAGATGCGTTGCCTGAAATTGAAAATATTGACACTTTAATTTACTGTCCAGGTTCTATTAACCTAAAACCAATAGGTAGTCTAAGTGTTGAAGATTTCAGAACTGATTTTGAGATAAACGTAATTGGTGCGGTAAAAGCGATCCAAAAATACTTACCAACGCTTAAAAAAGGGATTGATCCATCAATCGTTTTGTTTAGTACGGTTGCAGTAAAATTAGGAATGCCGTATCACGCCAGTATTGCTGCTTCAAAGGCAGGTGTGGAAGGATTAGTAAAGTCGTTAGGTGCTGAGCTAGCTTCAGTAATTCGCATCAATGCTATTGCTCCAACCATTACAGAGACCACACTTGCTGCGGGGATTTTAAGAAACGATAGAATGAAAGAAAATATGGTAGAACGTCATCCTATGAAAGGGTACTTGAAACCAGAAGAAGTGGCAAGCATGGCCAACTTCCTAATTTCGGAAAGTGCGAAATCAATTTCAGGGCAAATATTTGAAATGGATTACGGCATTGTATCCTTTAAAATCTAA
- the folE gene encoding GTP cyclohydrolase I FolE has product MKSYEKLEQYDTEVTETLAGNYKTIIDTLGEDVDREGLEKTPERVAKAMQYLTHGYGLDPLEILKSAMFTEDHRQMIVVKDIEVYSMCEHHMLPFFGKAHVAYIPNGKIVGLSKIPRIVDAFARRMQVQERLTDQIKDCIQEALEPLGVAVVIEAQHMCMQMRGIQKQNSVTTTSSFTGAFEKDKTRKEFISLIANKFS; this is encoded by the coding sequence ATGAAAAGTTACGAAAAATTAGAACAATACGATACAGAAGTAACGGAAACATTAGCAGGTAATTATAAAACGATCATCGATACTTTAGGAGAAGATGTAGATAGAGAAGGTCTTGAAAAAACGCCAGAAAGAGTTGCTAAAGCAATGCAATATCTTACGCATGGTTACGGATTAGATCCTTTAGAAATTCTTAAGTCAGCCATGTTTACTGAAGATCACCGCCAAATGATTGTGGTAAAAGATATAGAAGTATATTCGATGTGCGAGCACCATATGCTGCCGTTTTTTGGAAAAGCACATGTCGCTTATATTCCTAATGGAAAAATTGTAGGTTTGAGCAAAATTCCAAGAATTGTGGACGCCTTTGCAAGAAGGATGCAAGTGCAGGAACGATTAACAGACCAAATAAAAGATTGTATTCAAGAAGCGCTTGAACCTCTTGGCGTTGCAGTTGTTATTGAAGCGCAACACATGTGTATGCAAATGCGTGGAATTCAAAAACAAAATTCAGTTACCACTACATCTTCCTTTACAGGCGCTTTCGAAAAAGATAAAACTAGAAAAGAATTCATTAGTTTGATTGCAAATAAATTCAGTTAA